A window from Rhodopirellula bahusiensis encodes these proteins:
- the thiS gene encoding sulfur carrier protein ThiS — protein MIDITVNGRPTQIDRPMPIDELLVTVEVPKNYLAVEVNEDVVPREDYAAKIVGDGDRVEVVTLVGGG, from the coding sequence ATGATCGACATCACAGTGAATGGGCGTCCCACGCAGATCGATCGGCCCATGCCGATCGATGAGTTGTTGGTGACGGTTGAAGTCCCGAAGAATTACCTCGCGGTCGAAGTCAACGAAGACGTCGTGCCGCGGGAAGACTACGCCGCGAAAATTGTGGGTGACGGTGATCGCGTCGAAGTGGTGACCTTGGTCGGTGGCGGATGA